One Nitrospirota bacterium genomic window carries:
- a CDS encoding caspase family protein, whose protein sequence is MKKHLWSLIAFVCLILLTVASATEGANRGVAIKIKNESGKEVTLYGESHALVIGVSAYQAGWPKLPGVVNDVEVVKKLLTRQGFEVVTVLNPNKDKLLKAYDDFIQNYGSNPDNRLLFYYAGHGFTEHKSYGGDIGYIVPADAPVPEKDKAAFAAKAIDMQQIESFAKRIDAKHALFLFDSCFSGSIFDMTRAVPESISYKASRPVRQFITSGAADEPVPDKSIFLEQFKAALEGAAADKDGYVTGTALGEYLQNTVTNYSKGTQHPQYGKIRDSKLDKGDFVFKVKDAVAVATTPAISDSQPAPAENARFEPDGSKQQQSEPEVDSTPDEEATFNPDGLKQQQSEPDGSKAWWASNLREMKRSFIELKSYLETESNVDKKIVAINRFKDTFPKDNPYSTEDNAIIMEINKILERLKNNKTNYNIADENRPKPEPVQRPEDTPPADVPQSIGNALKGFFGIFTNPNAR, encoded by the coding sequence ATGAAAAAACATCTATGGTCTTTAATTGCTTTTGTGTGTCTGATACTTTTAACAGTAGCCTCAGCAACAGAGGGGGCAAACAGGGGTGTGGCAATTAAAATTAAAAATGAAAGCGGAAAAGAGGTGACTCTCTACGGCGAAAGCCATGCTCTTGTAATCGGTGTTTCAGCGTACCAGGCTGGCTGGCCAAAATTGCCGGGGGTTGTTAATGACGTAGAGGTTGTCAAAAAGCTTTTAACACGCCAGGGTTTTGAAGTCGTTACCGTTTTAAATCCCAACAAGGACAAGCTTCTAAAGGCATATGATGATTTCATTCAAAATTATGGTTCAAATCCTGACAACAGATTGTTATTTTATTATGCAGGACATGGGTTTACGGAACATAAGTCTTATGGCGGCGACATTGGATACATAGTTCCTGCAGATGCACCTGTACCAGAGAAAGATAAGGCTGCTTTTGCTGCAAAGGCCATTGATATGCAGCAAATAGAATCTTTTGCTAAAAGAATTGACGCTAAACATGCGTTGTTTCTCTTTGACAGTTGTTTTTCAGGCTCTATTTTTGATATGACACGTGCTGTGCCTGAAAGTATTTCTTATAAGGCCTCAAGGCCTGTGCGTCAATTTATCACCTCAGGGGCAGCAGATGAGCCTGTGCCGGATAAGAGTATCTTTTTGGAGCAATTTAAGGCGGCTTTAGAGGGAGCTGCCGCTGATAAAGATGGCTATGTAACCGGCACGGCATTGGGTGAGTATTTGCAAAACACCGTCACTAATTACTCTAAGGGTACACAACATCCCCAATACGGTAAAATAAGAGATTCTAAATTAGACAAAGGCGATTTTGTTTTCAAAGTGAAAGATGCGGTGGCTGTTGCCACAACGCCGGCCATCAGCGATTCACAGCCAGCACCGGCTGAAAATGCGAGATTCGAACCCGATGGCTCAAAGCAGCAACAAAGCGAACCTGAAGTTGACTCAACACCGGATGAGGAGGCAACATTCAATCCGGATGGCTTAAAGCAACAACAAAGCGAACCTGATGGCTCTAAAGCATGGTGGGCAAGTAATCTTAGAGAGATGAAAAGATCATTCATTGAGCTTAAGTCATACTTAGAGACAGAATCAAATGTTGATAAGAAAATAGTTGCAATCAACAGATTTAAAGATACTTTTCCAAAAGATAATCCCTATTCAACAGAAGATAATGCAATTATAATGGAGATCAATAAAATACTTGAAAGATTAAAAAATAATAAAACAAATTATAATATCGCCGATGAAAACAGGCCAAAACCTGAACCTGTGCAAAGACCGGAGGATACGCCCCCGGCAGATGTGCCGCAATCTATTGGGAATGCCTTAAAAGGGTTTTTTGGTATTTTCACTAATCCAAATGCGAGATAA
- the purD gene encoding phosphoribosylamine--glycine ligase encodes MKILVIGSGGREHAIIWALKKSKRVDKVYCCPGNAGIAAMADCVDIEVENVNGLIDFVKYEWIDCTIVGPEVPLCAGIVDSFEKEGLKIFGPNRMAAELECSKAFSKDFMRRYGIPTADYKVFSSNIFAEEYVRIKGAPIVVKADGLAAGKGVIVAGSTDDAIAAIRLIMKDRAFGNAGDKVIIEDCIEGEEASFMAFTDGKTIIPMVSSQDHKRIFDNDLGPNTGGMGAYSPATVITPEIEQIVMEKVMKPVIHNLAKEGIKYKGILYAGLMIKDGKPYVLEFNCRLGDPETQAVLMRLESELIDIIFGVIEGNLDKVKVEWSTRHSVTVVLASGGYPGKFEKDKPISGLDKVKALKDVVVFHAGTGYKDNSIVTSGGRVCAVSALGRNIKDALEKAYSAIKLIHFDNMHYRKDIAHRAVTLKPE; translated from the coding sequence ATGAAGATATTGGTAATAGGCAGCGGCGGACGTGAACACGCTATAATATGGGCTTTAAAAAAGAGCAAACGAGTGGATAAAGTTTATTGCTGTCCCGGTAATGCAGGCATAGCCGCTATGGCCGATTGTGTTGACATAGAGGTTGAGAATGTAAATGGACTTATAGATTTCGTAAAATATGAGTGGATAGACTGCACGATAGTGGGCCCGGAGGTGCCGCTTTGTGCCGGCATTGTGGATTCATTTGAAAAAGAGGGTTTAAAGATATTTGGGCCAAATCGTATGGCTGCAGAGCTTGAATGTTCTAAGGCCTTCTCTAAGGATTTCATGAGACGTTACGGGATTCCCACAGCCGATTACAAAGTGTTTTCATCAAACATATTCGCAGAGGAATATGTGCGCATCAAGGGCGCTCCGATTGTAGTTAAGGCCGATGGGCTTGCCGCAGGTAAAGGGGTTATAGTAGCTGGCAGCACAGATGACGCTATTGCTGCCATCAGATTAATCATGAAAGACAGGGCATTTGGCAATGCCGGAGATAAAGTAATAATAGAGGATTGCATTGAGGGCGAGGAGGCATCTTTTATGGCCTTTACGGATGGGAAAACGATAATTCCCATGGTCTCATCTCAGGATCATAAGCGCATCTTTGATAACGATCTCGGGCCAAACACCGGAGGCATGGGTGCTTACAGTCCGGCTACGGTTATAACTCCGGAGATAGAACAAATTGTCATGGAAAAAGTCATGAAACCAGTAATCCACAACCTTGCCAAAGAGGGTATTAAATACAAAGGAATTCTCTATGCCGGCCTTATGATTAAAGATGGAAAACCGTACGTGCTTGAGTTTAACTGCCGTCTTGGCGACCCTGAAACTCAGGCGGTCCTCATGCGGCTTGAGTCGGAACTAATTGACATCATATTTGGGGTGATTGAGGGTAATCTGGATAAAGTAAAAGTTGAGTGGTCAACCCGTCACTCTGTTACAGTGGTGTTAGCCTCAGGTGGGTATCCAGGAAAATTTGAAAAGGATAAGCCAATCTCAGGACTTGATAAAGTAAAGGCTCTCAAAGATGTTGTTGTCTTTCATGCCGGCACAGGATATAAGGACAATTCAATAGTTACTTCAGGTGGTAGAGTTTGTGCTGTGAGCGCACTAGGCAGAAACATTAAAGATGCACTTGAAAAAGCCTACTCAGCTATTAAACTGATACACTTTGACAATATGCACTACAGAAAGGACATTGCACACAGAGCTGTCACACTCAAGCCGGAATGA
- a CDS encoding CZB domain-containing protein, producing MIDIMIARLKHVEWAYQLELALKKKDIIFDIGSYDQCELGQWLYSEAIKLYADVPEIDLLESSHKMFHLAAERVVKWHNAPRISTRLDAQAQIDFEEAQRMSKDIIYSITMLEFRLLKKYKDSNAPDDLKNMILHPLKTLNSILKK from the coding sequence ATGATAGATATTATGATAGCACGGTTAAAGCATGTGGAATGGGCATATCAGCTTGAGTTAGCTCTGAAAAAGAAAGATATAATATTTGACATAGGCTCGTATGACCAGTGTGAATTAGGCCAGTGGCTGTATAGTGAGGCAATAAAGCTGTATGCAGATGTCCCTGAAATTGATTTACTTGAGAGCAGCCATAAGATGTTCCATCTGGCAGCGGAAAGAGTAGTTAAGTGGCATAATGCTCCCAGAATCAGCACACGATTGGATGCGCAGGCTCAAATAGATTTTGAAGAGGCACAGAGAATGAGTAAAGATATAATTTATTCAATTACAATGCTTGAATTCAGGCTGTTGAAAAAGTATAAAGACAGCAATGCCCCTGACGATTTAAAAAACATGATCTTACATCCGTTAAAAACTTTAAACAGTATCTTGAAAAAATAG
- a CDS encoding pyruvate, phosphate dikinase, producing the protein MAKKWVYFFGDGKADGDGSMKDLLGGKGAGLSEMTKLGIPVPPGFTITTEACNEYFVNGAKYPDGMWDQAMEDLKKVEAIMNLKFGDPERPLLVSVRSGAKFSMPGMMDTVLNLGLSDATITGVIARSGNEKFAYDAYRRFITMFASIVMGVDRMKFEHVLDEAKDKAKVKYDADLNVEQLKELVVKFKALYKKETKQDFPQDAMDQMKAAINAVFDSWNGERAKTYRKLNGIPDDLGTAVNICTMVFGNMGNTSGTGVAFTRNPSTGENKFYGECLINAQGEDVVAGIRTPMPVSDLSKDMPDAYNHLMDIYKKLELHYNDMLDLEFTIEDKKLFMLQVRVGKRTAAAALKIAMDLVEEGKISKETAVQRVEPPQLDQFLHPMIDPKAKLNKVAKGLPASPGAAVGKIVFTAQDAEAWAEKKEKVILVRLETSPEDIGGMHAAQGILTARGGMTSHAAVVARGMGKPCVAGCGDLVIDSKKKTLNIKDNSLKEGDMLTINGSTGEIIIGDTKLIEPAITGDFAKFMGWVDECRTMGVRANADTPHDAEVAIKFGAEGIGLCRTEHMFFEEDRIKAVREMILADDEEGRRKALKKILPMQKKDFKGIFKVMKGKPVTIRLLDPPLHEFLPHTKKEIDGLAKEMGVSAAKLNERNEALHEFNPMLGHRGCRLGVTYPEMYEIQVQAIMEAACELKKEGQDVIPEIMIPLVAVPEEFKRLKEMTIKTCDAVMEKAKLKVDYLIGTMIELPRAALVADKIAEDAEFFSFGTNDLTQTTFGLSRDDAGRFLPFYVDKKVLPDDPFVTIDIGGVGQLVKMGIEKGRSTKPKLKVGICGEHGGEARSVEFCFNVGMDYVSCSPYRLPLARLAAAQAALKKKAGKAASTTA; encoded by the coding sequence ATGGCAAAGAAGTGGGTTTATTTCTTTGGTGATGGTAAGGCTGACGGGGACGGTTCTATGAAGGACCTTCTCGGCGGTAAAGGAGCCGGTCTTTCTGAGATGACCAAGCTCGGTATTCCAGTGCCCCCTGGGTTTACAATAACCACGGAGGCTTGTAACGAGTATTTTGTAAACGGCGCCAAGTACCCTGATGGGATGTGGGATCAGGCGATGGAGGACCTTAAGAAGGTCGAAGCAATTATGAACCTGAAGTTTGGCGATCCTGAAAGGCCGCTTCTGGTCTCGGTGCGCTCCGGTGCTAAGTTTTCTATGCCCGGCATGATGGACACTGTTTTGAATCTCGGTCTTTCAGATGCCACAATCACAGGCGTTATAGCAAGAAGTGGTAACGAGAAGTTTGCCTATGACGCTTACAGACGTTTTATCACAATGTTTGCTTCAATAGTTATGGGTGTTGACAGGATGAAGTTTGAGCACGTTCTGGATGAGGCAAAAGACAAGGCAAAAGTAAAGTACGATGCTGACCTAAACGTAGAGCAGTTGAAAGAGCTCGTGGTTAAGTTTAAGGCCCTTTATAAAAAGGAAACCAAACAGGACTTTCCTCAGGATGCCATGGATCAGATGAAAGCAGCTATTAACGCAGTGTTTGACTCATGGAACGGCGAGCGCGCAAAGACCTACAGAAAACTCAACGGAATTCCCGATGATCTCGGTACCGCTGTTAACATCTGTACGATGGTATTTGGTAACATGGGTAACACATCCGGTACCGGAGTTGCATTTACAAGAAATCCCTCCACCGGTGAGAATAAGTTTTACGGTGAGTGTCTGATTAACGCTCAGGGCGAGGACGTTGTGGCAGGTATTCGTACCCCTATGCCGGTCAGCGATCTTAGCAAAGACATGCCGGATGCGTACAATCACCTCATGGATATTTACAAAAAACTGGAGCTGCACTACAATGATATGCTTGATCTGGAGTTTACAATTGAAGACAAAAAGCTCTTCATGCTTCAGGTAAGAGTAGGTAAGAGAACGGCAGCAGCAGCCTTAAAGATTGCCATGGATTTAGTAGAAGAGGGTAAAATCAGCAAGGAAACGGCAGTGCAAAGAGTAGAACCTCCGCAGCTTGACCAATTCCTGCATCCAATGATAGACCCTAAGGCAAAACTCAATAAAGTAGCTAAGGGACTTCCAGCCTCACCCGGAGCAGCAGTAGGAAAGATAGTGTTTACCGCTCAGGACGCTGAGGCATGGGCAGAAAAGAAAGAGAAAGTCATACTGGTCAGACTTGAAACATCCCCCGAGGACATCGGTGGAATGCACGCAGCCCAGGGAATTCTGACAGCCCGCGGCGGTATGACCTCACACGCAGCAGTTGTTGCAAGAGGTATGGGTAAACCTTGTGTGGCAGGATGCGGTGACCTCGTAATAGATTCTAAGAAAAAGACCCTCAACATAAAAGACAACAGCTTAAAAGAGGGTGATATGTTAACTATAAATGGTTCCACCGGTGAAATCATTATCGGTGATACTAAGCTTATCGAACCTGCAATAACTGGCGATTTTGCTAAGTTTATGGGCTGGGTGGATGAGTGCAGAACGATGGGCGTAAGAGCCAATGCCGACACGCCGCATGATGCAGAGGTAGCTATTAAGTTTGGAGCCGAGGGAATCGGTCTTTGCAGAACAGAGCACATGTTCTTTGAAGAGGACAGAATCAAGGCCGTGCGTGAGATGATTCTTGCCGACGACGAAGAGGGCAGACGCAAGGCACTTAAGAAAATTCTCCCTATGCAGAAGAAAGATTTCAAGGGAATCTTCAAAGTAATGAAGGGCAAACCGGTTACAATCAGGCTTCTTGACCCGCCGCTTCATGAGTTCCTCCCACACACAAAGAAAGAGATCGATGGACTTGCAAAGGAGATGGGAGTGTCTGCTGCCAAACTTAATGAAAGAAATGAGGCACTTCATGAGTTTAACCCGATGCTTGGACACAGAGGTTGCCGTTTGGGTGTAACATATCCTGAGATGTATGAGATTCAGGTGCAGGCAATTATGGAGGCCGCATGTGAGCTTAAGAAAGAAGGCCAGGATGTAATTCCAGAGATAATGATTCCACTGGTAGCAGTACCTGAGGAATTTAAGAGACTAAAAGAGATGACCATAAAGACCTGCGATGCAGTTATGGAAAAGGCAAAATTGAAAGTGGATTACTTAATCGGAACGATGATTGAGCTTCCACGCGCAGCCCTTGTAGCCGATAAGATAGCAGAAGATGCTGAGTTCTTCTCATTTGGCACCAATGACCTTACCCAAACCACCTTCGGATTAAGCCGTGATGATGCCGGACGCTTCTTACCATTTTATGTAGATAAGAAGGTGCTTCCCGATGATCCGTTTGTAACTATAGACATCGGCGGAGTTGGCCAGCTGGTAAAGATGGGTATTGAAAAGGGACGTTCCACCAAACCCAAACTCAAAGTAGGTATTTGCGGCGAGCATGGCGGAGAGGCAAGATCAGTTGAGTTTTGCTTTAACGTAGGAATGGACTATGTAAGCTGCTCTCCTTACAGACTGCCGCTGGCAAGACTAGCAGCAGCACAAGCAGCACTCAAGAAAAAGGCAGGAAAAGCAGCCTCAACTACTGCTTAA
- a CDS encoding tryptophan synthase subunit alpha, with product MEQKTRISRRFEAILREGKKAFIPYIMAGCPSIEKTEEWVLNFSRLGCDIVELGVPFSDPLADGPAIQAAADIALKNGVTLRRVLSLVAGLRKKTDIAIILMTYFNPVFKYGMEHFILDAVQSGVDGVIVPDLPPDEEPGFRGLALKNNLDTIYLLAPTSTEDRIQLVAEASRGFIYYVSLTGITGSTITISAELKGMVEKIKRISGKPVAVGFGIKSPEDASEIAAHADGVIIGSSIVSTMLNDEKALTDYIISLRKAI from the coding sequence GTGGAACAGAAAACAAGAATTAGCCGGAGATTTGAGGCCATTTTAAGGGAAGGGAAAAAAGCGTTTATCCCTTACATAATGGCAGGGTGCCCATCTATAGAAAAGACAGAGGAGTGGGTATTAAACTTCTCCCGGCTTGGATGCGACATTGTGGAGTTGGGAGTACCTTTTTCAGACCCTCTTGCCGATGGCCCGGCAATTCAGGCTGCTGCTGATATTGCCCTTAAAAACGGGGTTACTCTCAGAAGAGTTCTGTCTCTTGTTGCCGGTTTGCGCAAGAAAACTGACATAGCAATCATTCTTATGACGTACTTTAACCCAGTGTTTAAGTACGGGATGGAGCACTTTATACTTGATGCTGTGCAAAGTGGTGTCGATGGCGTAATAGTTCCTGACTTGCCCCCTGACGAGGAACCTGGCTTTAGGGGTCTGGCTTTGAAAAATAACCTTGATACTATATATCTCCTTGCTCCAACCTCTACAGAAGACAGAATCCAGCTTGTCGCTGAGGCCTCCCGCGGGTTCATATACTACGTGTCCCTGACAGGCATTACCGGCTCAACCATTACCATAAGTGCTGAGCTTAAGGGTATGGTTGAAAAGATAAAGAGAATTTCCGGTAAACCCGTAGCCGTTGGGTTTGGGATAAAGTCTCCGGAGGATGCCTCTGAGATAGCTGCTCATGCAGATGGCGTAATTATTGGCAGCTCTATAGTGTCAACTATGCTTAATGACGAAAAAGCTCTCACAGATTATATAATTAGTCTGAGAAAGGCTATATAG
- a CDS encoding protein kinase, with the protein MKKFNLLYDSTIAMTKIGRYRILHELGQGAMGLVYRGVDTIIDRVVAIKTIKIGKAITNVNLKDMLGLFYQEVRIAGKLSHPNIATIFDVGEYNDIHYFVMEYVDGVNLKSIILEKASFRLIEKVGLLIQIANALHYAHQRGVIHRDIKPANIMIVSDDKRAVRDYQVKIMDFGIAMLSSTGTAIGRQSSDRILGTPSYMSPEQISGLELDRQTDIFSLACLAYEFLTGKKPFSAPTLPELFQKIKTTTPKPPHVIEPTIPEDLSKCILKGLEKNKDSRYQSAGEFADELEIFHNREELLETQKLDISKEYADKEFLQSLKRNYAFFSDFSIDELNKIYNISLKVSYKKGDVIFKENTIGSKMFIIISGQVKITKQFDDSGTETILNVLKLGECFGEMSIISAAPRFAAAVAETDCSLIAINEVILRTSEPRLCLKLYKNLAIILTEKLKKSDAKVNALLARLKN; encoded by the coding sequence ATGAAAAAATTTAACCTGTTATACGACTCCACAATTGCCATGACAAAGATTGGCAGGTACCGGATACTACATGAGCTTGGACAGGGAGCCATGGGGTTAGTTTACCGGGGAGTGGATACGATTATTGACAGGGTAGTTGCCATCAAAACTATCAAAATAGGGAAAGCCATAACGAATGTTAATTTAAAGGATATGCTTGGCCTGTTTTATCAGGAGGTAAGAATAGCCGGGAAATTATCCCATCCCAATATAGCAACCATCTTTGATGTCGGAGAGTACAATGATATTCACTACTTTGTAATGGAGTATGTGGACGGGGTGAATCTTAAAAGCATAATATTGGAAAAGGCATCGTTTAGACTTATAGAGAAGGTTGGATTATTAATTCAGATAGCTAATGCCCTTCATTATGCGCATCAAAGAGGTGTAATTCACAGAGATATAAAGCCTGCTAACATTATGATTGTCTCAGACGATAAAAGAGCAGTGCGGGATTATCAGGTTAAGATTATGGACTTTGGTATTGCTATGCTCTCATCCACAGGCACTGCAATAGGCAGGCAATCTTCTGACAGAATTCTGGGAACTCCCTCTTATATGTCACCTGAGCAGATTTCAGGGCTGGAGCTTGACAGACAAACCGATATATTCTCATTAGCCTGTCTTGCGTATGAGTTTCTTACGGGTAAAAAACCCTTCTCGGCTCCAACGCTTCCGGAGCTCTTTCAGAAAATTAAAACCACCACCCCTAAGCCCCCACACGTTATTGAGCCAACCATCCCCGAGGACCTTAGCAAGTGTATATTAAAGGGCCTCGAAAAAAACAAAGACTCAAGATACCAGTCCGCAGGTGAATTTGCCGATGAACTTGAGATTTTTCATAATCGGGAGGAGCTGCTGGAGACTCAAAAACTGGACATATCTAAGGAATATGCCGACAAGGAATTCCTGCAAAGCCTTAAAAGAAACTATGCTTTTTTTTCTGATTTCTCAATAGATGAGCTTAACAAAATTTACAACATCAGCCTTAAAGTTTCATATAAAAAGGGAGATGTGATTTTTAAAGAAAACACCATAGGCAGTAAGATGTTTATAATCATCTCGGGGCAGGTAAAAATCACTAAACAATTTGATGACTCAGGCACCGAAACCATACTAAATGTGCTAAAGCTTGGCGAGTGTTTTGGGGAGATGTCTATCATATCAGCAGCTCCGAGGTTTGCGGCAGCCGTGGCGGAGACTGATTGCAGCCTTATTGCAATCAACGAGGTAATACTTAGAACCTCAGAGCCCAGGCTCTGTCTTAAGCTCTATAAGAATTTGGCTATAATTCTCACAGAAAAACTCAAAAAGAGCGACGCTAAAGTCAATGCGCTTTTGGCACGGTTAAAAAACTAA
- a CDS encoding acetyl-CoA carboxylase carboxyltransferase subunit beta: MPWFKKPIDTQTHRKVKIPEGLWVKCTLCKEIIYRKEFEKNLKICPKCNYHFRIGARERIALTADSNSFEEMDAHLSPDDPLEFKDTVAYLGRIEASKKKSSLKEAVVTGKAAINRQPVVLAIMDFSFMGGSMGSVVGEKIVRAAERSVTERVPLIVFTSSGGARMQEGIYSLMQMAKVSSTIAALKEELIPYITVLTDPTFGGVSASFAMLGDIIIAEPRSLIGFAGTRVIQQTINRQLPEDFQQAEFLLKKGLIDMVVHRRELKSTLSNIIRILTSNMPDVLR; this comes from the coding sequence TTGCCATGGTTTAAGAAACCCATAGATACACAAACACACAGAAAAGTGAAAATTCCTGAGGGATTGTGGGTTAAGTGTACGCTTTGTAAGGAGATAATCTACCGCAAGGAATTTGAAAAGAACCTTAAAATCTGTCCCAAGTGTAACTATCATTTCCGGATAGGAGCCAGAGAAAGAATAGCGCTGACAGCAGATAGTAACAGTTTTGAGGAGATGGACGCGCATCTCAGTCCGGACGACCCGCTTGAGTTTAAAGACACTGTTGCATATTTGGGACGGATAGAGGCCAGCAAAAAGAAAAGCAGCCTTAAAGAGGCAGTAGTTACCGGCAAGGCTGCTATAAACCGTCAGCCTGTGGTACTGGCCATAATGGATTTCTCCTTTATGGGCGGCAGTATGGGCTCTGTGGTAGGAGAAAAAATCGTAAGAGCTGCTGAACGCTCTGTCACTGAAAGGGTACCACTGATTGTGTTTACATCATCGGGTGGGGCACGGATGCAGGAGGGGATTTACTCTCTTATGCAAATGGCTAAGGTAAGTTCAACCATAGCCGCCTTAAAGGAGGAGTTAATACCTTACATCACGGTTTTGACAGATCCCACCTTTGGCGGAGTAAGCGCAAGTTTCGCGATGCTTGGCGATATAATTATAGCCGAACCAAGAAGTCTTATAGGTTTTGCCGGAACAAGGGTAATACAGCAAACCATTAACCGCCAGTTGCCGGAGGATTTTCAACAGGCAGAGTTTCTGCTTAAAAAAGGATTGATTGATATGGTTGTCCACAGAAGAGAGTTAAAGAGCACTCTTTCCAATATTATCCGCATTCTGACCTCAAATATGCCTGATGTACTACGCTGA
- a CDS encoding bifunctional folylpolyglutamate synthase/dihydrofolate synthase, which yields MYYAEAISYLYSLQKYGIKLGLQNIGWICALLDNPETALNTIHIAGTNGKGTTAKAMQSILSASGYKTGLFVSPHMVRFNERITIDGSEISEDDVVNLTGEILEALKERPDIQPTFFEFVTAMAFLYFRNMGCDWAVLETGMGGRFDSTNVVTPAVSIITTIGEDHKQFLGDTIEKIAFEKAGIIKTGVPVIVLPQRTEALAVIKNVCSEKQSPMYIYGEGFDVKSVKCTPDGTIFDYHGKSAIDALSIPVVGAHQAANVSSAVRAWELIIESGKISGSEELLRSSLKQMTWHGRCELTIIKGIHFLFDGAHNPEALTMLSETICRVYLKSGNPNSSYGRIILVFAAMSDKDCSRMVNEIVPAADEVIFTALSYGRAEKPESLLSEVKWKFTDKSFHIATTVADALKKAINLYNPGTLIVVAGSFYLLGEAKEILGEKSVLRSLSESV from the coding sequence ATGTACTACGCTGAGGCAATCAGTTACCTGTACTCACTCCAAAAGTACGGAATTAAATTAGGCCTTCAAAACATTGGATGGATTTGTGCTCTTTTAGATAACCCTGAAACTGCCCTAAACACCATTCATATTGCAGGCACAAACGGTAAAGGCACCACGGCAAAAGCCATGCAGAGTATTCTTTCCGCATCGGGTTATAAAACCGGTCTTTTTGTCTCACCCCACATGGTTAGATTTAACGAGCGGATAACAATTGACGGCTCTGAGATTTCTGAAGATGATGTTGTAAACCTTACCGGTGAAATCTTAGAGGCTCTCAAAGAGCGGCCTGACATACAGCCCACGTTCTTTGAATTTGTAACTGCTATGGCTTTTCTTTATTTTAGAAATATGGGGTGTGACTGGGCTGTTTTAGAAACCGGTATGGGAGGACGTTTTGACTCAACCAATGTTGTAACCCCGGCAGTTTCTATAATAACAACAATCGGTGAGGATCATAAGCAGTTTTTAGGGGATACGATAGAGAAAATAGCATTTGAAAAAGCAGGGATAATTAAAACCGGTGTGCCGGTTATCGTCCTGCCGCAAAGAACTGAGGCATTAGCCGTGATTAAAAATGTGTGCAGCGAAAAACAAAGCCCGATGTATATCTACGGAGAGGGTTTTGATGTAAAATCTGTTAAATGCACACCAGATGGAACCATTTTTGATTACCACGGCAAAAGTGCAATAGATGCGCTATCTATACCGGTAGTTGGCGCTCATCAGGCGGCAAACGTAAGCTCTGCCGTAAGAGCGTGGGAACTTATAATAGAAAGCGGCAAAATCAGCGGCAGCGAGGAGTTACTCAGAAGCTCACTTAAGCAAATGACATGGCATGGCCGGTGTGAGCTAACGATAATTAAAGGCATCCATTTTCTGTTTGACGGAGCACATAATCCTGAGGCTCTAACAATGCTCTCTGAGACAATTTGTCGGGTATATTTAAAGAGTGGAAACCCTAACTCATCATATGGCCGGATAATTTTAGTTTTTGCCGCAATGTCTGACAAAGACTGCAGCCGGATGGTTAACGAGATAGTACCTGCTGCGGATGAGGTCATATTTACCGCACTTTCTTATGGCAGGGCTGAAAAACCGGAGAGTTTACTGTCTGAGGTTAAATGGAAATTCACGGATAAAAGCTTTCACATAGCAACAACGGTTGCTGATGCGCTTAAGAAAGCGATAAATCTGTATAACCCCGGCACATTAATAGTTGTGGCCGGCTCGTTTTATCTACTGGGAGAGGCTAAGGAAATCCTCGGTGAAAAATCGGTTTTGCGGAGCCTTTCTGAGTCTGTATAA